The sequence atttaatgaagcacaaattaaaagaagagaaaataaaaaaataaaaaaaaagaggaatcCTTACATAACTCTAATTGGTCATCGTCCtcacaaattttttaatcgctctaaaattttatttataaattttaacttttttaaagtatttactatattttcaaaatcctgtgagaaaaaggaaaagtgGTGGTACAAACAATATAACTAACAGCTTAGTTAACAGAGTAAACGTATACAAATGTACAAATGATGGAGaacatgtttttaaaaaagcatatattttagtcgtctaaaaaattaacaagaGGATGACAGCAAAATTAGGGAAAAATAATGACAAAATAGGGGGAAAATAATGACAAAATAGGGGAAAAATAGCAGAAAAATAGGGGAAAAATAGGGGAAAAATAGCAGAAAAATAGGGGAAAAATAGCAGAAAAATAGGGGAAAAATAGGGGAAAAATAGCAGAAAAATAGGGGAAAAATAGCAGAAAAATAGGGGAAAAATAGCAGAAAAATAGCAGAAAAATAGGGGAAAAATAGCAGAAAAATAGCTGccaattaatttaatataaaattccaTGTCCACCTATATGCGCAAAATTGATGACTCCTATGACTTACCTTTTCTTCGAAATGtaattttatccttttaacGTGATCCTCGTACTTGTCTTTATATTCCCTACggcaatttttaaaatatcaattTGAAATGGGTAAAATTAGTAGAAAtggaatgaataaatattatatttcctATTTTGTTATTACCTTGTCAATAATAAAAGGTCCATTTCAGgcttatttatttgttcattaatcttataagaaatagaaaaaaaatatggatgAACAAGCAAGGTTTTACATgaacatgtatataagtgCAAAACTGACTGCTCTTACATCAAAAGAACATAAGTGcatgaaatttttaaaaattattatacctTTATAATTTCAGACAAAAATTCTTCATCCTCTAGATTCTCATCTTCAggtatctttaaaaaaagaaaaaataataatcatatgtatatttatatttaatttgttaaaagGGCAAAATATTCAaccaaaaaagaaaaagacaaTGCAAAGTCCAAActgtaaatacataaatgaaatgtataatatatccTTGAACATGTTTACCTTGTAGTTATATTGAATGTTTATCATGTAGGAAGCCCGATCTATATCATTCAGTAGAATTCCATATGCGTTGTTTAAATAACTTGAGACTTCATTTATTCTTTCTAACTGtaattataatgtaataacgaacttattttttattttcatatgcattttttttgtaatattattgcTTGAATTaggaataattaaattattcgatgcattatacaaaaaaactCTTATTCATGAGGGTTCTCATGGTAGAAGTGTTTACGCTGATGAAAGAGTTTGTGTATATGAGTGTACTCGTTTaagtataagtatatatgtatatatgtatgcatgtggTGAGGGAGCATGCGCCATGTATATGTGCTATCAGTAACAAATTGCGTTTACTTCGGAATTCTGTGCATTCTTATCCGGGTggtaaattttttgtatatcattaaattttttctttaaataatttttgtctAAGTCATAGCTAACTTTTCTGcttatgaacaaaaaaaaaaaaaaaaaaaaaaagagatataAGTAAGATGACTACACATAAATTGCAGCTAATAAGTAATGTTTGACCTAATCATCATTTTGTGTATTTTATCACGTATTGAATATTGTGGCTTAATggtaaatatattgtttaatttgttaccatatgcttatttatttatttttatttattaatttttatttattaatttttatttattaatttttatttttttattaatttttatttattaatttttattttatttgtttttaaattttcatacaAGCCGAAAAGCtcaaaaaagttaaaaattttaaagacaTCGACATTGATTAGCGCCTTACAACTCTAAAAGGGTAGGATGTtaatcgaaaaaaaaaaaaaaaaaaatataacaacgATGTTGGAAATGACACgtttttatgtatacataaggatatatacatatatacatgtacatatacataagtcTCGTATCTTTGTAACGTTATAAATCCTCTCTTTTCACAATATTCTAATGCGTTAT comes from Plasmodium malariae genome assembly, chromosome: 7 and encodes:
- the PmUG01_07031600 gene encoding chaperone, putative gives rise to the protein MNKIKYISLLWKHNAVNNTISCKPYSNKLTKRLFINGNNKYFNKRKNIKQVKCYKCHRDINVDNVPFSCQSCKALINVDVFKIFNFFELFGFRKVSYDLDKNYLKKKFNDIQKIYHPDKNAQNSELERINEVSSYLNNAYGILLNDIDRASYMINIQYNYKIPEDENLEDEEFLSEIIKINEQINKPEMDLLLLTREYKDKYEDHVKRIKLHFEEKDFENIVNTLKKLKFINKILERLKNL